A genomic window from Litoribacterium kuwaitense includes:
- a CDS encoding anaerobic ribonucleoside triphosphate reductase encodes MAPKNDFYVSETDELMTIFDEIVSNSNQDLMQENANVDGRSPCGQMNKFASESAKLYAKKHLLSNEANEAMKENYIHIHDLDYMPTGTTTCCQIPLGKLLEQGFNTGHGHMRPPQTIMSALALAAIAFQSNQNQQHGGQSFQAFDYDLAPYVKKTFQKRLHKLQGYNLQLSQDELENLAWEDTNTECYQACEAFIHNLNSLHSRSGGQVPFTSINYGTDTSTEGRMIVRNLLLATQAGLGNGETPIFPIQIFKMKKGVNFFQEDPNHDLYQLALKTTAKRLFPNFSFIDAPFNLAYYKKDNPDSEVAYMGCRTRIMANRHGEENSVGRGNLSFTSINLVKIALTSATIAAFMHKLDSYTDVVIRQLYDRYVFQAQKLVKNFTFLHAEGVWKGSTELQANDHLENVLKQGSLSVGFIGLAECLVALTGKHHGESDEAQSLGEEIVAFLREKCDQASEQYDLNYSLIATPAEGLSGRFTKQDQADFGEVKGVTDRAYYTNSFHIPVYYPICAIEKIKKEAVYHSYTNAGHITYIEVDGDVSKNIQALDTLIKAMAESGVGYGSINHPVDRCKNCGYSGIIANECPTCQTTDFVHIERIRRITGYLVGTMDKWNTAKTKEEDDRVRHI; translated from the coding sequence ATGGCACCAAAGAACGATTTTTATGTCAGTGAAACAGATGAATTAATGACCATCTTTGATGAAATTGTCTCAAATTCAAACCAAGACCTCATGCAGGAAAATGCAAATGTCGATGGGCGCTCTCCGTGTGGACAAATGAACAAATTTGCGAGTGAAAGTGCCAAATTATATGCAAAAAAACATTTACTCAGTAACGAAGCGAACGAGGCAATGAAGGAAAACTACATTCACATACATGACCTTGATTATATGCCGACGGGAACGACGACATGTTGTCAAATCCCTTTAGGAAAGCTGTTGGAACAAGGTTTTAATACAGGGCATGGTCACATGCGTCCTCCACAAACGATCATGAGTGCGCTAGCTTTAGCGGCGATTGCTTTTCAAAGTAATCAAAATCAACAGCATGGCGGGCAAAGCTTCCAAGCGTTTGATTACGACTTAGCGCCATATGTCAAAAAAACCTTTCAAAAAAGGCTACATAAGCTTCAAGGGTACAACCTTCAGCTTTCGCAGGACGAATTGGAGAATCTAGCATGGGAAGACACGAATACGGAGTGTTATCAAGCTTGTGAAGCTTTTATTCATAATTTAAACAGCCTGCATTCTCGAAGTGGCGGTCAAGTTCCGTTTACGTCGATTAATTACGGGACAGATACGAGCACTGAAGGGAGAATGATCGTAAGAAATTTGTTATTGGCTACACAAGCCGGTTTAGGAAATGGTGAAACGCCAATTTTTCCGATTCAGATATTCAAAATGAAAAAAGGTGTTAACTTTTTTCAAGAAGATCCGAATCACGATTTATACCAATTGGCATTAAAAACGACTGCCAAGCGTCTGTTTCCGAATTTTAGCTTTATCGACGCGCCTTTTAATTTAGCCTATTATAAAAAAGACAACCCCGACTCAGAAGTGGCCTATATGGGATGCCGCACGCGTATTATGGCAAATCGACACGGTGAAGAAAATAGTGTAGGACGAGGGAATTTGTCTTTTACAAGTATTAATTTAGTTAAAATCGCTTTAACATCGGCAACGATTGCAGCGTTTATGCACAAATTGGACAGCTACACCGATGTCGTCATTCGCCAATTGTATGATCGGTATGTATTTCAGGCGCAAAAACTTGTGAAAAACTTCACATTTTTGCATGCTGAAGGTGTTTGGAAAGGAAGTACTGAACTACAGGCGAATGACCATTTGGAAAACGTTTTAAAGCAAGGAAGTTTAAGTGTAGGATTTATCGGACTTGCCGAATGCTTAGTTGCACTAACAGGTAAGCACCATGGTGAGTCAGATGAAGCACAAAGTTTGGGTGAGGAGATTGTCGCCTTTTTAAGGGAAAAATGTGATCAAGCGTCTGAGCAGTATGATTTAAATTATTCTTTAATCGCCACACCAGCCGAAGGATTAAGCGGAAGATTTACGAAGCAGGATCAGGCTGATTTTGGCGAAGTGAAAGGTGTAACCGATCGAGCGTACTATACAAATTCTTTCCACATCCCTGTGTATTATCCAATCTGCGCAATAGAGAAGATCAAAAAAGAAGCAGTCTATCATTCTTACACGAATGCAGGGCATATTACGTATATTGAGGTGGATGGAGATGTCAGTAAAAACATTCAAGCGTTAGATACGCTCATAAAAGCAATGGCAGAAAGCGGTGTTGGCTATGGCAGTATTAATCATCCAGTCGATCGATGTAAAAACTGTGGTTATAGCGGAATCATTGCTAACGAATGTCCTACATGTCAAACAACGGACTTTGTACACATTGAACGAATTCGCCGTATTACAGGCTATCTCGTTGGGACGATGGATAAATGGAATACAGCTAAAACGAAGGAAGAAGATGATCGTGTGAGGCATATATGA
- the nrdG gene encoding anaerobic ribonucleoside-triphosphate reductase activating protein, with protein sequence METAHILSIYHDSVVDGEGLRTVIFFAGCPHHCQGCHNPSSWNKRNGHEMTIEQIVQQSLNPLTNITFSGGEPFDQARTAAKVAQQLKTYGKNIWAYTGWTLEELLESQHPDQLELLNYVDVLVDGRFKIEERDIALSFRGSRNQRIIDMKQYRYQ encoded by the coding sequence ATGGAAACGGCACATATTCTATCCATCTACCATGATTCGGTTGTTGACGGGGAAGGTTTACGTACAGTTATCTTTTTTGCGGGCTGTCCACATCATTGTCAGGGGTGTCACAACCCTTCGTCGTGGAATAAAAGAAATGGGCATGAGATGACTATTGAGCAAATTGTTCAACAGTCACTCAACCCGTTAACCAATATCACGTTCAGTGGGGGAGAACCTTTTGATCAAGCAAGGACAGCAGCGAAAGTAGCTCAACAGCTTAAAACATACGGGAAAAATATCTGGGCCTATACAGGATGGACACTTGAAGAGCTTTTGGAAAGTCAGCACCCCGACCAGTTAGAACTTTTAAACTATGTTGACGTGCTAGTCGATGGACGATTTAAAATAGAGGAAAGGGATATTGCGCTGTCTTTTCGTGGCAGTCGTAATCAAAGAATTATTGATATGAAGCAGTATCGTTATCAATAG
- a CDS encoding ABC transporter substrate-binding protein, producing the protein MMEKQKFLIILAAFFLLLLAACGGGQNGEADGAETESTETESTDTDQTSETEEATNENDESYLVGVSQIVQHPSLDNATEGFKAALEESGLNVEFDEQNAQGDQNNVRNIVNNFISSEADLIFANATPMAQGALAATQDIPVVFTSVTDPVGAELVESLEAPGGNVTGTTDLAPDAMQKSVDFMANELGAQSIGMVYSAGEQNSVRQVELAQAAAKEAGVTIEEATVATSADVLTSAESLVGKVDAFYIVTDNTVVSALESVIQVAEDNGIPLFVGELDSVDRGGFGGFGFSYHDIGYAAGEMAAAILEGEDPADVPVQTPQSLKLTLNKGAAERMGVEWKDEWDDLAEDIIE; encoded by the coding sequence ATGATGGAGAAGCAGAAGTTTTTGATTATTTTAGCAGCGTTCTTTCTTCTTCTGCTCGCCGCGTGTGGCGGGGGACAAAACGGAGAAGCAGATGGGGCGGAGACAGAAAGTACTGAAACGGAGAGCACAGACACAGATCAGACTTCTGAAACTGAAGAAGCAACAAATGAAAACGACGAGTCATACCTCGTTGGCGTTTCGCAAATTGTTCAGCATCCGTCGTTGGACAATGCAACAGAAGGGTTTAAAGCAGCTCTCGAAGAATCTGGTTTAAACGTTGAATTTGACGAGCAAAACGCCCAAGGAGATCAAAATAACGTTCGCAACATTGTAAATAATTTTATTAGTAGTGAAGCGGATCTCATCTTTGCCAACGCAACACCAATGGCACAAGGTGCGTTAGCGGCAACGCAGGATATTCCGGTTGTGTTTACATCCGTGACCGATCCAGTTGGTGCTGAATTGGTCGAGTCGTTGGAAGCGCCGGGTGGGAATGTCACAGGGACAACCGATTTAGCTCCTGATGCCATGCAAAAATCCGTCGATTTTATGGCGAATGAGTTAGGTGCACAATCGATTGGCATGGTGTATAGCGCCGGGGAACAAAACTCGGTTCGCCAAGTTGAATTAGCGCAAGCAGCTGCTAAGGAAGCAGGCGTGACGATTGAAGAAGCAACCGTTGCGACAAGTGCTGACGTTTTGACATCAGCAGAGAGCCTTGTCGGAAAAGTCGATGCTTTTTATATTGTGACAGATAATACGGTCGTATCTGCGCTTGAATCTGTCATCCAAGTCGCTGAGGACAACGGAATTCCGTTGTTTGTCGGTGAATTAGACTCTGTAGATCGAGGCGGATTTGGCGGATTTGGCTTCTCTTATCATGATATCGGCTATGCCGCCGGTGAAATGGCAGCCGCGATTTTGGAAGGGGAAGACCCGGCGGATGTTCCTGTTCAAACGCCTCAGTCGTTAAAATTGACGTTGAATAAAGGCGCTGCTGAGCGTATGGGCGTTGAATGGAAAGACGAGTGGGACGACCTCGCTGAAGACATTATTGAGTAA
- a CDS encoding ABC transporter permease: MGLIYGIMALGVYLSFRVLDFPDLTVDGSFVTGGAVAALMITNGIHPLLATIAALAAGFLAGCITGLLNTKGKINALLSGILMMIALYSINLRIMGQPNLPLLNDETLLSQFEGVLGGNEWSTMIFMVVLVLLVKVIVDLFLKTEVGLALRSTGDNARMSRSFSANTNTLTVLGLGLSNGLVALSGAFFAQYSKFSDVSMGIGMIVIGLASVIIGEALFGKKTIMRVTLSVILGAIIYRIVVALALRVGFLDTGDMKLITAVIVIIALIVPRQVDVYREKARRKRKRQALQMNGKGGNGIAPAKSDL; encoded by the coding sequence ATGGGATTAATCTACGGCATCATGGCACTCGGCGTCTATCTCTCCTTTCGCGTGCTTGACTTCCCCGATTTAACCGTTGATGGAAGTTTTGTCACAGGGGGAGCCGTCGCTGCGCTTATGATTACAAATGGAATACATCCCTTGCTGGCTACGATTGCTGCACTTGCAGCAGGGTTTTTGGCTGGATGTATCACGGGATTATTAAATACTAAAGGAAAAATCAATGCGCTGCTCTCAGGTATTTTAATGATGATTGCATTGTATTCCATTAATTTGCGGATTATGGGACAGCCCAACCTGCCATTATTAAACGATGAAACATTGCTTTCGCAGTTTGAGGGCGTGCTTGGCGGCAACGAGTGGAGCACGATGATTTTCATGGTTGTGCTCGTTCTGCTCGTCAAGGTCATCGTCGATCTCTTTTTGAAAACAGAGGTCGGTTTGGCTTTGCGCTCCACGGGAGACAACGCGCGGATGAGTCGAAGCTTTTCCGCGAATACGAACACTTTAACGGTACTAGGGCTCGGCCTTTCGAATGGTCTTGTTGCACTTTCAGGTGCGTTCTTCGCTCAATACAGCAAGTTTAGTGATGTAAGCATGGGAATTGGGATGATCGTGATCGGCCTTGCCTCTGTCATCATCGGCGAAGCACTTTTCGGCAAAAAAACGATCATGCGTGTCACGCTCAGTGTTATTCTTGGGGCGATTATCTATCGTATCGTCGTGGCGCTCGCCTTACGAGTCGGCTTTTTAGACACGGGAGATATGAAGCTGATTACAGCTGTGATCGTTATTATCGCGCTCATCGTACCGCGCCAAGTCGATGTATACCGAGAGAAGGCACGCCGGAAGCGAAAACGGCAGGCTCTCCAAATGAACGGTAAAGGGGGGAACGGGATTGCTCCAGCTAAATCAGATCTCTAA
- a CDS encoding ABC transporter ATP-binding protein, translating into MLQLNQISKVFNEGTVDEKNALEQIQLILEPGDFVTIIGSNGAGKSTLMNTISGALEPDVGEVILDHKDVTHLKEHQRARMIGRVFQDPMAGTAPTMTIEENMAIAYSRTARRSSFRLGILKSRKSFFKEQLELLGLGLENRFGAKVGLLSGGERQALSLLMATFTSPSLLLLDEHTAALDPSRAELITRLTKEIVERVELTTLMVTHNMQQALDLGNRLIMMDKGQIIFEASGADKEALTIEQLMKAFEQIRGEQMGNDRALLG; encoded by the coding sequence TTGCTCCAGCTAAATCAGATCTCTAAAGTGTTTAACGAAGGGACCGTCGATGAAAAAAATGCTTTGGAACAAATTCAGCTGATCCTTGAGCCAGGAGACTTCGTAACCATTATTGGCAGTAATGGTGCCGGGAAATCGACGTTGATGAATACCATTTCAGGAGCCCTTGAGCCAGATGTTGGCGAAGTTATTTTAGATCATAAAGATGTGACACACTTAAAGGAGCATCAGCGAGCGCGTATGATTGGCAGGGTCTTCCAGGATCCTATGGCCGGCACAGCTCCAACAATGACCATTGAGGAAAATATGGCCATTGCTTACAGCCGAACGGCACGTCGTTCCTCTTTTCGTTTAGGAATTCTCAAGTCAAGAAAATCATTTTTTAAAGAGCAGCTTGAATTGCTCGGTCTAGGTTTGGAAAATCGTTTTGGTGCCAAGGTCGGTCTTTTATCGGGTGGTGAGCGCCAAGCTTTGTCCTTATTAATGGCGACATTCACTTCACCTTCATTATTACTTTTAGATGAGCATACAGCTGCACTAGACCCATCAAGGGCTGAGTTAATTACGAGGCTTACGAAAGAGATCGTTGAGCGGGTTGAGCTGACGACCCTTATGGTGACGCATAATATGCAGCAAGCGCTCGATTTAGGAAATCGTCTAATCATGATGGATAAAGGGCAAATCATATTTGAAGCATCCGGTGCCGACAAAGAGGCACTGACGATTGAACAGCTGATGAAAGCTTTTGAGCAAATTCGCGGTGAACAGATGGGGAATGACCGTGCGTTGCTCGGATGA
- a CDS encoding lipoate--protein ligase, whose protein sequence is MLFLDNLGHTDPRYNLAMEEYALKNLPLNDSYLLFYINQPSIIVGKNQNTLEEINPQFVDDNDIIVVRRLSGGGAVYHDLGNLNFSFITKDDGESFHNFKKFTEPVIQALQRFGVQAELSGRNDIVAEGKKISGNAMFATKGRMFSHGTLMFDSEIENVVSALNVKMDKIASKGIKSIRSRVTNILELMDEEMSIEQFKQLLLRYIFDTEGDIPKYEWTEKDLQAIQELSEKRYQQWDWNYGRSPKFNVQHSHRFPVGQVDIRLDVVKGKIKDSKIFGDFFGVGDVNDIEARLNGAIYSKEGIEKALEDVDIQHYFGNVSKEEIVSLLF, encoded by the coding sequence ATGTTATTTTTAGATAATTTAGGTCATACAGACCCTCGTTACAATCTTGCTATGGAGGAGTACGCTCTTAAAAACCTCCCGTTAAATGACTCTTATTTATTGTTTTACATCAACCAGCCCTCGATTATTGTCGGAAAAAACCAAAACACGCTTGAGGAAATTAACCCTCAATTTGTCGATGATAATGACATCATCGTTGTACGACGTTTGTCCGGCGGGGGCGCTGTCTATCACGATTTAGGAAACTTAAATTTTAGTTTTATTACAAAGGATGATGGCGAAAGCTTCCATAACTTTAAAAAATTTACCGAACCAGTTATTCAAGCACTGCAGCGTTTTGGCGTTCAAGCTGAGCTAAGCGGGCGAAACGATATCGTTGCTGAGGGTAAAAAGATTTCCGGAAACGCCATGTTCGCAACGAAAGGACGCATGTTTAGCCACGGCACTTTGATGTTTGATTCGGAGATCGAAAATGTCGTTTCGGCACTTAATGTAAAAATGGATAAAATTGCTTCGAAAGGCATTAAATCCATTCGTAGTCGCGTGACAAATATTTTAGAATTAATGGACGAGGAAATGAGTATTGAACAATTTAAACAACTCTTGCTTCGTTACATTTTTGATACAGAAGGAGATATACCGAAGTACGAATGGACGGAAAAAGACTTACAAGCCATCCAGGAGCTTTCTGAAAAACGATATCAGCAATGGGATTGGAATTATGGACGTTCACCTAAGTTTAATGTCCAGCACTCTCATCGCTTTCCCGTAGGACAAGTTGATATCCGGCTTGACGTCGTCAAAGGGAAAATTAAAGACAGTAAGATCTTTGGTGACTTTTTCGGTGTTGGCGACGTAAATGATATTGAAGCACGGTTAAATGGAGCCATTTACTCAAAAGAAGGCATTGAAAAGGCCCTAGAAGATGTGGATATTCAACATTACTTTGGCAACGTTTCTAAAGAAGAAATTGTAAGCTTATTATTTTAA
- a CDS encoding M48 family metalloprotease, giving the protein MVFGYVGYALCIVAYFTWGVSFNVPEVYKGTPADPHTFLSAGEWSAHVAMVRLRAVVFFLKSPLIWLALVGLIWTPAGKELQSRIKQKFPEKIHVPIFALFVLTIAQIISLPFRFAQYRLAFREVLNVQSFFEWFTDFWLGFVVNALLLVFLVTFVFILIKRFRYWWLILWTFVTPLAIAYVLIQPVWIEPLFYETTPLEGTPIAHEIRSFANRHDIGVEHLYEMNRSSTSTALNAFVYGIGDSARIVVWDNTLKALPLQAVLYITAHEFGHFQDKHFYLGLASVILFMFPVLYIVHRCIHWFAHKAGHLSLTDARTVPFLLLIVSIMMFLSSPLQQGVSRGMEYEADRFALEASSEPEAGIAAYQAIAKRNFSTAYPPPWVQFWTASHPPIVERIYRIWRYLETSRSSVP; this is encoded by the coding sequence ATGGTTTTTGGATATGTAGGTTATGCGCTTTGCATCGTGGCGTATTTTACATGGGGAGTCTCCTTTAACGTTCCAGAGGTTTATAAGGGAACACCTGCAGATCCTCATACATTTCTATCAGCAGGGGAATGGTCAGCTCATGTCGCCATGGTCCGGCTACGTGCAGTCGTTTTTTTTCTGAAGTCTCCTCTAATATGGCTTGCCTTAGTGGGTTTGATTTGGACTCCAGCTGGGAAAGAGCTTCAGTCGCGCATTAAACAAAAATTTCCCGAAAAAATTCATGTCCCTATATTTGCGCTGTTCGTGCTCACTATCGCGCAAATCATTTCCCTGCCTTTTCGTTTTGCACAGTATCGTTTGGCATTTAGAGAAGTGTTAAATGTACAGTCGTTTTTTGAATGGTTTACTGATTTTTGGCTTGGCTTTGTCGTCAATGCATTGTTACTCGTTTTTCTTGTCACTTTTGTCTTCATTTTGATCAAAAGGTTTCGCTATTGGTGGCTGATTCTTTGGACGTTTGTCACACCGCTGGCTATAGCCTATGTGCTCATTCAGCCCGTTTGGATTGAACCACTATTTTATGAAACGACTCCATTGGAAGGTACACCGATCGCACACGAGATTCGCTCGTTTGCAAATCGGCATGATATTGGCGTAGAGCATTTGTATGAAATGAATCGTTCTTCGACTAGCACAGCTTTAAACGCATTTGTTTATGGGATTGGGGATAGTGCTCGCATTGTCGTTTGGGATAATACATTAAAAGCATTGCCTCTTCAGGCGGTTTTATATATTACAGCTCATGAGTTTGGACACTTTCAAGACAAACATTTTTATCTCGGTCTTGCTAGCGTTATATTGTTCATGTTTCCTGTTTTGTATATTGTTCATCGCTGCATCCATTGGTTCGCACATAAGGCTGGGCACCTTTCACTTACAGATGCGCGCACCGTGCCGTTTCTTCTTCTCATTGTGAGCATCATGATGTTTTTATCTTCTCCCCTTCAGCAAGGCGTCTCGCGTGGTATGGAGTATGAAGCAGATCGCTTTGCATTAGAAGCCTCCTCAGAGCCAGAAGCTGGGATAGCAGCGTATCAAGCCATTGCAAAACGTAATTTCTCCACAGCGTATCCACCGCCATGGGTGCAATTTTGGACAGCAAGTCACCCGCCTATTGTTGAGCGAATTTATCGAATTTGGCGTTATCTTGAAACATCTAGGTCAAGTGTTCCGTAA
- a CDS encoding IDEAL domain-containing protein yields MNNEYSYTEKMYASAPSNRKNVKSFVLDLYIDMVLDEALTKARIQQLQDKIDDALERKDKEAFMVYSKEYHRLMSSL; encoded by the coding sequence ATGAACAATGAATATTCTTACACTGAAAAGATGTATGCATCTGCACCGTCGAACAGAAAGAATGTCAAGTCCTTTGTCCTTGACCTGTATATTGATATGGTTCTTGATGAGGCACTTACAAAAGCCCGGATCCAACAGCTACAGGACAAGATTGATGATGCGTTAGAACGTAAAGACAAGGAAGCGTTTATGGTGTATTCAAAAGAATATCATCGCTTAATGTCTTCCCTTTAA
- a CDS encoding collagen-like protein: protein MDFDDFCCGSRGPTGPPGRVGSRGPQGPPGPPGPAGGERGPTGPTGPAGPQGDAGPTGPAGPQGDAGPTGPIGPTGGDITSVGFSASRTPATVSANTVLDNWTVTSPYYGSPDFNPTTGEYTVPATGRYSIKAIISYQTTAALSVSLGSGINPSFVVQRTSPTPTNLVEGLFPLLNVNVALVLTLRAILGNGQVILQGDVELNAGDVISILYQSDGLTIDLNLGGGSPEGTIWSVHRLS, encoded by the coding sequence ATGGACTTTGATGATTTCTGTTGTGGCTCGAGAGGGCCTACTGGACCACCTGGAAGAGTTGGATCACGAGGGCCTCAAGGACCACCTGGACCGCCTGGACCCGCTGGTGGAGAAAGAGGACCTACCGGACCTACTGGACCTGCCGGACCGCAAGGCGACGCGGGGCCTACTGGACCTGCTGGACCGCAAGGTGATGCGGGGCCTACTGGACCCATCGGACCTACTGGAGGCGATATAACGAGTGTTGGCTTTTCTGCCTCTAGAACACCCGCAACTGTTTCTGCTAACACTGTATTAGACAATTGGACCGTGACAAGTCCTTATTATGGATCACCTGACTTTAACCCAACGACTGGTGAATACACTGTTCCTGCAACTGGAAGATATTCCATTAAAGCGATTATTAGCTATCAGACAACGGCTGCACTTTCAGTCTCGCTTGGTAGCGGTATTAATCCATCATTCGTCGTCCAACGTACTTCGCCTACTCCTACAAACCTTGTTGAAGGACTATTCCCATTATTAAATGTAAACGTTGCTTTAGTTCTCACATTACGAGCAATTTTAGGAAATGGTCAAGTCATTTTACAAGGAGATGTTGAGTTAAATGCAGGCGACGTCATTAGCATCCTTTATCAATCAGATGGGTTAACGATCGACTTAAACTTAGGCGGCGGATCTCCTGAAGGAACGATTTGGTCGGTTCATAGATTGTCTTAA
- a CDS encoding competence protein ComK, whose product MKKLFPSSIYNIQSKALAVFPEICSNGQLFSRVLEENADYLLDIKPFDLVRLSCEYYGSSLRGRQDGTKALSGITYKPPIVLSTSADIYLFPTTSPSSSQCCWISFKCIEKIKPISKEVFIQFNEKEKWRVNISPSSLKTQINRITHLRQLMNNRVI is encoded by the coding sequence TTGAAAAAACTATTTCCTTCGTCTATTTATAATATTCAATCTAAAGCCTTGGCTGTTTTTCCGGAAATATGCTCAAATGGACAATTATTCTCGAGAGTTTTGGAAGAGAATGCTGATTATTTGCTCGATATCAAACCGTTCGATCTTGTAAGGCTTAGCTGTGAATATTATGGCAGTAGTTTACGTGGACGCCAGGACGGAACAAAAGCGTTATCGGGAATTACATACAAACCTCCAATTGTTCTATCCACATCAGCTGACATTTATTTGTTCCCCACAACTTCACCATCATCAAGTCAATGTTGCTGGATTTCTTTTAAATGCATTGAAAAGATTAAACCCATTTCTAAAGAAGTATTTATTCAGTTTAATGAAAAAGAAAAATGGAGAGTAAATATCTCCCCATCCTCCTTGAAGACACAAATTAATCGCATTACTCATTTGCGACAGTTAATGAACAATCGTGTGATTTAA
- a CDS encoding cytochrome d ubiquinol oxidase subunit II, translating into MNDDVLAITLLWGFVVLYSVAGTIDFGSGFYSMLYRKRPQTRATTIANKYLSPSWKVTNVFIVMIVVALFSFFPGASFSLGTVLLIPGSMIVLLLALRSAFLVFSASAHPRYKRTLEVISGLSGILIPALLILVLPITHGNYIGFIEGRPSLLPDALLTSPSIYAFILFAVFSTLFLSALLLADYSNVAGARTAYDVYRKNALILGPLSFVSALWIVWSVRSEAPWLYAGLWDNQLWLFASTACFMIGYALLITAKNRAVPVILPRTAVLLTVFQYVLASYAYGNAHLPYMIYPDVTISSGFTTPNTFRALFVTYIVGSIILVPGFYLFWRLFMKDKRYVQQED; encoded by the coding sequence ATGAATGACGATGTCTTGGCAATTACCTTACTTTGGGGTTTTGTCGTTTTGTACTCTGTCGCTGGAACAATTGATTTTGGGTCAGGCTTTTATTCAATGCTTTACAGAAAACGTCCTCAAACGCGAGCGACAACCATTGCTAATAAATACCTTTCTCCATCGTGGAAAGTTACAAATGTATTTATTGTCATGATTGTCGTCGCACTGTTTAGCTTTTTTCCAGGGGCTTCCTTCTCATTAGGGACAGTTCTATTGATTCCCGGAAGCATGATTGTATTATTACTGGCATTGAGAAGTGCGTTTCTCGTTTTTTCGGCATCAGCACACCCAAGGTATAAAAGAACGCTGGAAGTGATCTCCGGATTGTCTGGTATTTTAATTCCAGCGCTTCTAATCCTCGTTTTACCTATTACTCATGGAAATTACATTGGCTTTATTGAAGGTCGTCCTTCCCTTTTACCTGACGCATTACTGACAAGCCCTAGCATCTACGCGTTCATTTTATTCGCCGTTTTTTCAACGCTTTTTTTATCTGCGCTACTGCTTGCAGATTATTCTAACGTTGCTGGAGCGCGCACAGCGTATGACGTATATCGAAAAAACGCATTGATTCTCGGTCCGTTATCGTTTGTCTCTGCTCTTTGGATTGTATGGAGCGTTCGGTCGGAGGCTCCATGGTTATATGCTGGCTTATGGGACAATCAATTGTGGCTCTTCGCTTCGACAGCTTGTTTCATGATCGGTTATGCTCTTTTAATCACCGCTAAAAATCGTGCGGTGCCAGTCATACTGCCACGAACCGCTGTCCTTTTGACTGTGTTTCAATATGTGCTTGCAAGCTATGCTTATGGAAATGCTCACTTACCCTACATGATTTATCCGGATGTGACAATCTCTTCTGGCTTTACAACCCCAAATACATTTCGTGCGCTTTTTGTCACGTATATTGTTGGTTCAATTATTTTAGTGCCTGGATTTTATTTGTTTTGGAGGTTATTCATGAAGGATAAACGTTATGTGCAACAAGAGGATTAA
- a CDS encoding TVP38/TMEM64 family protein, translated as MREWLDEVNIWINEGNVSHFVEQYEAYPVLGFLLPFIEAFIPILPVVLFGLANAQAFGLLQGFILSWTGATAGAFCVFLIVRSLGEARWLRFIREQKNVKKMTLWVKERGFGPLFILLCFPFSPSSLINVVAALSRVSIHQFLLALMMGKAMMFFLVSYIGHDLQALITQPIRTISALLAITILWYIGKRIEKRLQMKVERSRER; from the coding sequence ATGAGAGAATGGTTAGATGAAGTCAACATCTGGATAAATGAAGGAAATGTATCTCATTTTGTGGAACAATATGAAGCATACCCGGTGCTTGGCTTTCTCTTGCCTTTTATCGAAGCTTTTATTCCAATTCTTCCAGTGGTGCTGTTTGGTCTTGCGAATGCTCAAGCTTTTGGACTTTTACAAGGGTTTATTCTTTCGTGGACAGGCGCAACGGCTGGGGCGTTTTGCGTCTTTTTGATCGTTCGATCGCTTGGAGAAGCGCGATGGCTACGCTTTATTCGTGAGCAGAAAAATGTAAAAAAAATGACGCTGTGGGTCAAAGAACGTGGCTTCGGTCCACTATTCATCTTACTTTGTTTTCCATTTTCGCCGTCATCATTAATTAATGTTGTGGCAGCCTTATCGCGGGTGAGTATCCATCAGTTTTTGTTAGCCCTCATGATGGGGAAAGCAATGATGTTTTTTTTAGTATCTTATATAGGTCATGATCTACAAGCGTTGATTACTCAGCCTATTAGAACAATTTCAGCATTACTTGCCATCACTATCTTATGGTACATTGGAAAGAGGATTGAAAAACGATTGCAAATGAAGGTTGAACGCAGTCGTGAAAGGTAG